GAGAGGACGCCGCGGCCTTGCCGGACGGCGCGTCGCCGTCCCGTCCCCCGTCCCGCTTCAGCGATACCGTGAATCCCCCGACGGCCAGCCCGTCGCGGGCCAGCGTTTCGAGGATCTGCGGGAGGCTCCGCTCGATCGCATCGCGCCCCGCGGGGTCCGCGGCGGTGATGTTCGCGTTGACGACGCCCTTGTCGAGCACGACCTCGATCTCGAGCTTCCCGATGCCGGGAGGGGAAAGCGTAACTTCCACGGAGCGG
The Thermodesulfobacteriota bacterium genome window above contains:
- a CDS encoding flagellar hook-length control protein FliK, whose translation is GRGAAPAARPAAAAPAEAPAPRTLQVGENAFVITRAGDRSVEVTLSPPGIGKLEIEVVLDKGVVNANITAADPAGRDAIERSLPQILETLARDGLAVGGFTVSLKRDGGRDGDAPSGKAAASSQKNDDARGAAAAPVRAAARPAGLVDLFV